The Juglans regia cultivar Chandler chromosome 10, Walnut 2.0, whole genome shotgun sequence genome includes the window GAAATTTATGTTCCTCACTACTCCATGATCTGGAAAATTGTACTTGAATAGTTCAGTGAGTGAACCTCATTCATAAAAGAATCAGCCCCAAGTTGGCTTTTATCAGACCGCACTTTCACAGCTACTATTTTGCCATCTGGAAGCTTCCCAAGGTAAACAGATCCGAAACTACCACGGCCTATGACCTCCTTGAAGTTGTTAGTAGCTGCTTTGATTTCTTTGTAGGAAAAGACTTTTGCTGCATTCCAGTTTCTAATCTCTATTGCACCCTCTAATGAAAATAATGCCTGTATAAGAATTAAGTAAAGGAAATCAATGTGCACTAACGAGGTAAACTTTTACATACTTGATGCATATGTGACTTcagttctctttttcttcatgaaTAAGAATACTGTAAGAGAAATAAAGAGAAGTGCAAGAATGGCTCCACCAACTGCACCAGCTATAACTGCTACATGATCTTGTTTGGTGCGCTTTTTTGGGGGGAATGCTGTAACTTGTGGTGTCTCAATGGAAGGGTTGGATGAAACGTCATTACATGACATTGTGGAGAAGGAAAGGCACAAATTCCCTGACGTTCTGAACAAAATCAATGCatcagaatgataaaaatacaaGCATAAACGAAACAATACCAATTCTGTACCTAATTTCCAAAGCTTCTTTGTTCAAAGACTCTGGTAGGGTACCTTGTAGTTTGTTGTTCTCCAGATTCCTGTAGAATGCGGGATAGGACAAGAGAGATGTTATCTAAATCagaaacataatattttgtatatcaCTAATTGAGTCTAATCCATTTTGATGTTCACTTACAATAAGTGAAGGTCCACCAACTCTCCCAAGCTGTCAGGAACTATTCCCTGTAAACTATTATTTTGCAAGTCCCTGTAGAAAAAGAAGAACAGCAAATATAGAGGAGATGGTGAGAGGATGCAACATCAGTACCACCTTTCAGGTCCATATGTTGGTCTAGAAACAGAATGCAACTTACAAAATTTGAAGGCTGGCCAAGTTCTCCAACTCTGAACCAAAGGATGTTAGCTCGTTGAAACTCAGGTTCCTGAAAGTTCCATTTCAAGTGAGAAttgccattttttcttttgaaagggATAAAAAAGGTGAGGAATACTACAAAGAGGTCTTACAAATTCTCAAGCCGTTGCAAGCTACCAAAGTTCTGTATCTCTCCAGTAAGGGATGTGTTATGCAAATCCCTGGGGCATAACAGCATAAAGATAATATGAAACTGAGTGTGAAAACGTAAATTACTTTTAAGGCAGTTTCCTGGGGTTAAAACACTTACAGTGTTTTAAGATCCAACAAGTCACCAAATGTGGGGCTAATTGACCTCAGATTGATGTCTGAAAGTTCCCTAAAAAGAAAGCCCATATCATGAGATCAGTTGAGGATAAATGGACCAAAGATTTAAAACAAACATACTTTTTTATGTACATACAAAGATGTAACAAGGCTTCCTTCACAGCCGATATGATCCCATGGTGAAGGAGAGCATGGATCATCTTGCCATCCCAGATCTAAACCCGTGGACTGCTGAATAACCTGAAGCGCCGAAACTGCAAGAAAGTTTGACAGACCACTAGATTCATGTACTAGCAACTGGAATCAATTAAAATCAAGTATGCACAACCAAAAGGTCAATGGCACCTGTGGTTGAGGAAGCTTCCTGTGGAATACCAACTATCTCGTACACTTCAATTGCATTGACTTGAGGATAGTAACTGATACTTTTCAGTGTGAGGTTCAAACTCTCAATCTCCTTCTGAGTAAAGTATAGGGCACTGACAtctgatatttttatagtatagTTTGATTGTATAACATCTCCATTAATGATTACATCAAATGAAGGGGACACAGGAACAATCCCAGCAAAATAAAGGGCAATGAAGTAGTCCCCAAGGGTATCCAGAGGAAGGTTATATGTCAACACATTCCTTCTTGCCAAAACTCGAGCAGTTTGAAGAACAGCAACAGGGGGATCCTCCCCAAGACTGGACAGATTGAAGTTCTGTTGAATTGCAAACCCCGCGGACACGTGAAAGGGCATAAAGTTTTGATCAGCATCCCATATACGATCATATGGATCCAAAGGATACCTACAGATACCACAAAGTTACTAACCCATCTCTGAAAATCACATGAATCATCCAAGCTTTATATGTCAAAATAAATTGAATGTTTATACCGCAACGAGCCATTGGCATAGCCACAATTGATTCGATAACTCTTCCTGAGTGACTTATTGGGGGAATCTCCCACTCCACTTGCATAAGCTCCTTGAGGTAGTGGTCTTATTTCAAGTGAAGAAATGACAGGTGATCCACCATCTGGAATAGCATGCAAACAGAAGGAGAGAGTGTCCTTACTAACTGGCCAAATAAACTCTTCTGTCCATGGATCGTTAGTAGTGAGGTTTATGGTGCTGGTAATAGCTGTCCCAAGAGAAACAGAAAATGCAGGGGGTTTCCCACGTCCATCATAGTTCCGGTAAAGAAACTTTGCTCTTACAAGTACCAAAGAGGAAGCATTATTTACAGGGACTTTGTAACAATTTCGACCTTGAGTATCCGGGAAAAACCGAATTGGGTCATTAAACGAGGTGGTGATGTTCCCTGTGCTTACATATTCATCATCGGGGACCCATGATATGTTCGATGAATCAGTATAACCAGTTGTTCCACCACAAGATATACTCAAGAAACCTGTCCCATATATGCACAGTAATAATTAAGCAACGTTTGAGCTCAAAACAATGTTAGATTCTGTTTGGGAACATTATTCATAGTTAATGTCAATCATGAGCTATAAAATCAAAGCCCTAGTATTTGAATTTGGCAATATATAAGGCGGTCCGCATATAATTTCACTTGTACGAAATCTATATCGAACAAAATGATCTACTTTCCAAGGACTCAGCATAATGCAAGGGATAAATGAGTTGTAGTTTCCACTTTACGTAATATACAGAATTGGCACTAACAGTCGCTTTTCAGAGAAACCGAATGAGAGAAATGAATGCATGACGTTTTTGTAATacataattcaagaaaaaaaagttcagAACTCCAACACCAAACAAGATTGACAAGAGTAAAGATTTCCAGGTTCCAAACGTTAGACTCATAAAACAAAACGTACCATCTTTGTCACAGAAACCACTAACCCAAAAGCCGCAGAACAGAAAGAAGCCGACCCAAAAACACCGCATATTCATCAACTCAGACCCCATCGACAACTTTTAAGTACTTTTGTTATATCTCAGAACCGAAGAGAAACCCCACAGAGACATCCTAAAACGCCATGACtcgaagttcttgatccattaTCTTCTGCTGcagctaaagaaaaagaaagggaaaatatGGGGGTAGTGGCAAATCATTGTTTCTTTGGTGGGCAGTGACAGATTTGTTGAGAGGCTGGGTAATGAGTAAAAGtgggttctttctttcttgagtttgaagctgtAAAGGAAAAGAGCTCTAACGGTAATGGATGATGGTACGAAGGGAGTGATTATTAAGCATGCTGAGTGTGGGTGGTAATGATTATGGTTTTTCGTTAGTGATGAGAACATTACTATTGCTGCTGCTGCAGTAGCTGAAACAGCAATTGAAAAGCAGTACTTGCAGAGGAGAAAAAATCGTGCAAGCTGCTGATTAAGAAGGACATGACAGACATGCATACGTTCTATCTTGTGTATACTAGTTTTGGTGAGTCTAATAATATAACatccatatatacatatatatatatatatatatatatatatatatatatatttggaaggaaattttttgaatatgatTCAATCTGAATTTAGTTAAATGCTAATACGGGTATGAACACTTCAGCATTATAAGTTAaaaacttgcaaaaaaaaaaaaaacaaacaaataaacaaacaacaaCTTAGGCGTGAAGGACACTATACGATAATTTGATGTAGCAAAATTTCCCAGAAAACGATCATTTTATACATTCAAAGAAGTGAAATTTTCAAGGGGCTGGGAAGAACTTTtcctaaaagtatttttttagtaaagaTATTACTTTAGTatcgaaaataaaaaaaatattttttcaaacttttttaatatctatatagtttcagatatttttagaatatctcactattatttattattttattattattattactatttacaaaataccTCAAAATAccttaatataaaaaatgcataGGATGCTTGGTTGACCAGCACCGactcaatgatttttttttttttaattagtgtTCTTTTTAGCTTTGCTTAGAATTTCATTCTCAACATGATCAATAATTTCACCGCCCAGTATGCACTCGAACGATTAGCTCTCTAGTTGTCGTTCTTGCTCATGCATTAATAATGGTTGATGTTTTACCTAACTCAAAAAGATGAAAGCATTTACTAGCGATCacaaattcaacttttttttttttctctctctttctgattAATAAATTCGATCAATAGCCCTCTGTGGTTTCGATAGGTTAAAATTCGCTCTTTGTGCAGTGTTTTTTaaggaataatattattattctgttCAATTTTTGAATCAACTCCctctttataaattttgttcaattttaataattagaaaaacacGTTACACTCCGTCCGTAAGACTATcatacataaaattcattttctttacttttcaaaatcaaaatcaatggGAGGATTCGATTACAATCCGTCCTCGGTCCACCTTATAATGGTGGTCAAGATCTGATAGCGAATAGTGGCTTGACCACCATAGGACGACCGACGGTCtcgtttgaatataaaaaatatttcatctcattttatctcatcattataattttcttaaaatctcgtttattttcataaatgaaatgagatgatatgagttgagataaaagttaaaaattgaataaaatattgttagaatatattattttaatattatttttattttgagatttgaaaaaattgaattgtttattttattttatgtgaaaatttgaaaaagttttaacgactagatgagatgaaaaattttgtgaaagtgaacgagacctaaatttccacacaaaataaaataaaaaattcaactttttcaaattttaaaataataataatattaaaaataatattttaataatattttatttaactttcatttcaacttactaTTAGCTATCCAAACGGCATCTAGCCAGCCACCAGCCTCCCATCACAACAacactattttttctatttttcttatttaaaaataaattattataatctaattttttatttgaacttaAGTTgtttaaactaaagaaaaatacacaTTGTAGTCTTAAAAATGCCACcatgtattttttgtttattaagaGAGACACGAAGTTTGAAATGGAAAAGACTAATTTAAAACTTGTCATAATACAAactattattctttaaaaacaATTACACAGAAGGCAAACCTTCATTCTGGCCAAAGAACCAACTTCACCATAACGTGATTAAGTTGGAGAAATATAGGAatgtttggagaatgagataagataagaaatacgtgaataataataaaataatttgtaaataatagtgaaattatttaaattatgatattttagtagattttgggaaaggagagagagagagagagagaaaaataagttaaataaaaatattataagattaaaatattgttagagtataattttttaatattatttttgttttagaatttaaaaatgttgaattttctttttgtgtattgtttagaagtttggaaaaattataatgattacatgaaaaagttaaaaattaaaaagtacatGTTTAAGTGGtgtttaggggtgtaaatcggtccAGGAGATCATCATTTTCTCGAACACCAAACCGATCACCCCTAGTGGACCGGAGTAATGGACCATTAGCTATCAATCCATATTAATCTGGCCAGTTTTAAATGGGAGCCTAATCATACAAAAAAAACCCatcattttttaagtatataaaaaagCTCGCAATTTGTATTTTCGGCCCTTTAGTATGAAAAAAAcctacaatatttataattttgaataatacaactatttaattttatttgcacatttttttcttaaaaatagcCTAAAAAAAGttgttcaaattatcaaaattgataattatatgttagttaattaataattatatatttaacattttagtcataggttagataaaaattatataattcacttatataacaactatataaaataatatatataatttataaaaaaaatatctttaaaaatatatatttataattcgGTCGGTTCGGCATCAAAAATCCTACCTCGGGACAAGATTGAAACTCATTCGGTCCCAAAAATAGAGGATCGAAACCAACCAAACAAGTTTTTGGTCTTGTCCAGTCGGTTTTTCCAATCTGGACCAATGGCCATCTACAGTTCTACTACTAAAGCAACCATAGGTCCCACAATTGGTCCCACCACCATTGAGAAAAAGAGCATCAGGaataaattaaccaaaaatTAGTGTACATAGAAATTATGAGACATTCTtcagaaacaaagaaaaatggaataGCTTAGGAGACATTCTACGGACAACAAAACTGATGGAATTCATTACGACATAATCCTTGGACAAAACTGTATGCAACTACCTTATCTGTAAAATTTTAGTACTTAACAGGAGCAAGGATGTCTAGCTGGGAGCCAAGCTTTTCCTCTGCAGCCTTCTGAGCCTTCACTATAAAGTtaggtttggattaaaaaaaaaaaataatctcatctaatctaatcattataatttttttaaattttcatataaaatataataaataatttaactttttgaaatcttaaaataataataatattaaaatataatattttaataatattttattcaacttttatctcaaatcatctcatctcaactcactattcaacaAACTGTTCAACTGCTGCTAGCAACCTGAGcgctctcttttctcttcttctcagCTCTTGGGtgaaaaaaatagttagaaaacttgcaaaaaacaattaattagCTATTCTGACTTTATCATTTCATAAATCAGGGGGTGGATGattcaaaatcatttcttacaAGTCGCAAACATTTATTCAAACAAGAATTATGACTACTTCGAAATTAAAGGCCATAGAATCACATCAAAGAACACTTCCATAATAAATTAACTGCGCCTCAGGTTCAGACGGCAAAAACTGTGGgcaagaaaagaaggaagacatCTGGGATTATTATGAGTAAATTATGCGATACTAAACAAGAAGATGATCAGTGAACGGGACTTGCACTGGGACAAGTGAACCATAAGGACAATCATCATCCCAGCACAAATTGTTTATGTTCATATGGTAAgaacaacataaaaaaacaatatatccTGTTGCAACAGGCTCCAGTTTCATGGTCTAAATAACCAATAAAGACACGGTGTCTTAGACACCAACTCAGCGTGAACAATGTACAAAAGTTAGAATCATAGCCATTCATATCTTTATGCTCTATGTGCAGTCACTTTTACGTATTCTTTACTTATTCTGCTGATGCGATAATCACTTTTGCTTATTCTTTGTATATTCTGTTGATGTGATTGGCTAcgttacttcttttttttttactataaaataaatattgagttCTGCCAAATTAGTAGAATAAGTAAGAAGTACGTAAAAGTGACTTTATGTAACAGAATTATTactgataataaaataaagtacgGTAAAACATCTTAATTGGAAATTAAACAAGTTGGCGTCTAACCCTGATCATGTCACAGTGGTTCCATCCAGCCTCCGATGAGAGGCGGCCTATCAAACAGTACTTGTGCCCCTTCTGAAGCCTCAAGTCAGTATCTATTGGAATCAAAAACCCACAAGCCAACCAAAGTCAGTATTAAGATTTCAAAAGGAAAACTAACTTTAATGCATCGAGAATAACCATCCTCTTGGTCTTATCATATGGTCGAGGAATCCCCTCGTCTACCTTCAATTGAGCAAGCACCGTCACCCCAAGCTTCGTCTTGTGCGGAATCATCCTGCATAATAAAGATAACCAgaccaaaataaaatcaattaaaatgagtttcccTTGTATAAATAACGAACATCCTATACATTAATTCTctctttcaaaatttgttgctaggaataataaaattatgtaatagCAAATATATAAGTATGGCGATTCGAGGTGCCACAGGCCTCCAGCGCGTAAACAATGTAATGATGCAAACTGATGATttcattgaatttaaatagacaAATACATAATAGATCTATTGTTGCACGATTACAATAGCCCAAAGGATTTGCCCACGTTCTACCGTAATATAACGCACCTAATAATAACTGACCCACTATCCAAGACTCAGTCAAAACCttaaacaaataacaaataaaatcaaatatagaaataacCCTGACATAAACAAAATAGACAAACTGGACGTAGCTTTGGACACTTCCCCGATTAACAATGACACCCTACATATTAGGGCATACACCACCGCACATAACAAATCCCCTTACTTAGAGGACATTTGCCCACAAGGTCTAGGTAGCGCCTCCTTAGTGTTGACAAATCCTCCCATGTGGCGTCTTCCTCAGCCGCCCCTTTTCCAGTGAATCAACACTTCAACTCCTGCTTTGTTCCCCTTCTTCAAAAGCCTCCGTTGTAAAACTTTCTCGAGCTCAGGGGCTAGGGTTCCTTCTTGGGTTACAATCGAGAGTCTTGGTATGGACTGTACTCCATTCCCTAACTTTCGTTTGAGGCACGAAGAATGGAAAATAGGATAGATGAGAGAATCTGTGGGCAACTTGAGCTCATACGCCACCTTCCCTATTTGGCGAAGGATCTTGAAAGGTCCATAGTACCTGGGTGCGATCTTAAGGTTCTGTCGCATGGATACTGACATCTATCGATAGGGACGCAGTCTGAGGTAAACCCATTCTCCCTCCATGTATTCTCTGTCTGTTCATTTTAGATATGCAAAAAATTCCATTTTTGCTTGGGCTTCTTGTAGGTTTTCTCGGACCAAGGTGGCTACGAAGTCATGACTCCGATGCTCCTCGTCAACTGCTTGAACCCTGGTTGAGCCTGGTTCATATGGCAGCATGTGTGATGGACATTGGCCATACACTGCCTCAAATAGTGAGATTTTTGTAGAGGAGTACATAGAGGTATCGTATGAGTATTCTGCTAAGGGTAACCACTGCACCCAATCTTTTGGTCTATCACTAGAGAAACACCTCAGGAACACTCGAGTACTTTATTCATGGCTTCTATTTGACCATTTGTCTCCGGATGGTATGCTGAACTGAGCAAGACTTCAATTCCACTAATTATAAACAACTCCCTCCAAAAATGACTTGTAAAAACTGGATCTCAATCACTGACAATGTTATGTGCGAACCCATGTAGTTTAAATACATTCTCCATGAAGACCCGTGCGACAATTAAAGTTGTATATGGATGAGTGGGGGTCATAAAAATGAGCATACTTACTCAACCTGTCCACCACcactattattatagtttttccACCTGAAGGTGGTTACCCTTCGATGAAATCCATACTTATATATGCtcaattttttgaaagaattgGTGAAGGTTGAAGCAACCCCACAGGATGGAGAGTTTTAATCTTGTTCCTTCGGCATGTGTCACATTCACATACATAAGCTCGGACGTCACTCCACAATCCATATTAGAAAAACTCCATCTTTACTCTTGCATGTGTTTTATGTATCCCTATGTGGCTTCCTAATGTTGGGAACTATTGTAGGATCTGCTGCTGAAAAGATACCAAAGATCCGAGATGAAGCCTACCTTAATAGAAGAGTAGCTCATTCCGGACTTGGTAAAAAGTTGGGTTCAAGATCCCCTGATGGTAGTGGCTAATTAGCTGTTGCAACTGGGGGTCTTGGGTAGGGCTAAGCACCGACCAAGTCGGAGTCGGTATGCCCAgccttcgactccgactccgattttgTCAGAGGTCAAATCCAACCTCTGAATCCGACTCTAAGATGTACATCCTCTGattcgactccgactctgacttgt containing:
- the LOC108989040 gene encoding probable LRR receptor-like serine/threonine-protein kinase At5g48740; its protein translation is MGSELMNMRCFWVGFFLFCGFWVSGFCDKDGFLSISCGGTTGYTDSSNISWVPDDEYVSTGNITTSFNDPIRFFPDTQGRNCYKVPVNNASSLVLVRAKFLYRNYDGRGKPPAFSVSLGTAITSTINLTTNDPWTEEFIWPVSKDTLSFCLHAIPDGGSPVISSLEIRPLPQGAYASGVGDSPNKSLRKSYRINCGYANGSLRYPLDPYDRIWDADQNFMPFHVSAGFAIQQNFNLSSLGEDPPVAVLQTARVLARRNVLTYNLPLDTLGDYFIALYFAGIVPVSPSFDVIINGDVIQSNYTIKISDVSALYFTQKEIESLNLTLKSISYYPQVNAIEVYEIVGIPQEASSTTVSALQVIQQSTGLDLGWQDDPCSPSPWDHIGCEGSLVTSLELSDINLRSISPTFGDLLDLKTLDLHNTSLTGEIQNFGSLQRLENLNLSFNELTSFGSELENLASLQILDLQNNSLQGIVPDSLGELVDLHLLNLENNKLQGTLPESLNKEALEIRTSGNLCLSFSTMSCNDVSSNPSIETPQVTAFPPKKRTKQDHVAVIAGAVGGAILALLFISLTVFLFMKKKRTEVTYASKGAIEIRNWNAAKVFSYKEIKAATNNFKEVIGRGSFGSVYLGKLPDGKIVAVKVRSDKSQLGADSFMNEVSLLSQIRHQNLVCLEGFCHESKQQILVYEYLPGGSLADRLYGPNCKKASLSWVRRLKIAVDAAKGLDYLHNGNEPRIIHRDVKCSNILLDEEANAKVCDFGLSKQITQADATHVTTIVKGTAGYLDPEYYSTRQLTEKSDVYSFGVVLLELICGREPLSHSGTPDSFNLVLWAKPYLQAGAFEIVDDSLMGTFDVKSMRKAVLIAVRSVERDASQRPAIAEVLAELKEAYSIQLSYLQSREHSS